Genomic window (Helicobacter jaachi):
ACCTATAGGGCGATTCTGACTCCGCAAGAGTTGTAATTGCGAAGACATACCAAGCATCTTTTCATAGTATAAACTATAATCCATATTGCTTGAAAATATCCAATTTGTAGGGTAAATAGATATGCCCTCTCCCAAATCTTTATCTGGCTCAAGATGTGGCATACCATAGGACTGGACATCAAAGCCCGCATTGCGAAAATCAATGTAGGTATTTTTAAGCTCCTTTGAGGCATTTTTTCTAAAATCCTCTATGCTTCCATTCCTTTGATTAAATGCACTTGTTTTGAAGCCAGTTAGAATAGTGTGTGCTGTTATACTTGTATTACCATCTAGAGATACTGTGTTGGGGTAATATATAAAGCCATTAAATTTTTTCTCAAATTCTGGAAACTGCTGAAAGACTATTTGCAAGTGTGAGCCACTAAAGCCATCAAAGAGCAAAACTATTATATTTTGTTCTGTCTTACTAAATGCAGTAAGCTGATGATGAAAAGGTGGCAAATATTTTTGGATATCATCGTGTGCTGCTTGAATTTGATTAGATGGTGTCTTAGCACGGGCAAGTATATCATTTCGTTGTGCATAGGCTGACTGTAAAGATAACAGAGATACAACCACAATGCTTGCTAAAACAACCTGGGTCACTCTCTTAAGGAAATGTGAATAAAACATTAAAAGCAATACAATAATACACGATAAAATACCTACAAGCAAGTCAACATATTTGTTCCAGCCATTACCAACTAGTGGATTTTTAAATACAAAATTATCCATTTGTGGGTAACTCTCGCCTGTGATGACATTATAATCAAGCACAAAAGTATAAACCAACCCTATGCAGAGTATCACACTCACACCATAACTGCCTAGTTTTAGTAATCTTGTGTGATAAAAAAAGCTTGTAATGTAAATAGTGATAAGACAAAGGAATAAGCATATACCAAAGAGTGCGCTTAGTGTTTGGTATGTTTGGCTTACATCAAATTGAGATACATCACTGCTATAAATAGCA
Coding sequences:
- a CDS encoding sulfatase-like hydrolase/transferase is translated as AIYSSDVSQFDVSQTYQTLSALFGICLFLCLITIYITSFFYHTRLLKLGSYGVSVILCIGLVYTFVLDYNVITGESYPQMDNFVFKNPLVGNGWNKYVDLLVGILSCIIVLLLMFYSHFLKRVTQVVLASIVVVSLLSLQSAYAQRNDILARAKTPSNQIQAAHDDIQKYLPPFHHQLTAFSKTEQNIIVLLFDGFSGSHLQIVFQQFPEFEKKFNGFIYYPNTVSLDGNTSITAHTILTGFKTSAFNQRNGSIEDFRKNASKELKNTYIDFRNAGFDVQSYGMPHLEPDKDLGEGISIYPTNWIFSSNMDYSLYYEKMLGMSSQLQLLRSQNRPIGELTSLGLFYFAPYVFRHRIYAPRYSTVSGIEFADYAWIFATDKMKNISFLSGINTTSQLPSIVRNLNTSAKGKTFKYIHTLYTHYPFVLDSRTCVPSQTRSTQLPKQYVPFLEYPNHYDNEICAIKQAMILIDYLKKESIYDNTMIILVSDHSYNDLPAHNMPYQQSYGNAPNPLLMIKEFNANKPLQVDSRLMSNADVYGILCDTLQTCVGGGGMIFVKTTLKVERLSTPKTFNGRMKFKDAKTSILKRYG